One window of Mediterraneibacter butyricigenes genomic DNA carries:
- a CDS encoding PolC-type DNA polymerase III, giving the protein MGKRFFEVFPTLKVDQDLRGLFEETEVTKVTTTSDRRFIRVHLFSHHMIQKRRILELERKIKEQLFGQNMIQIQVRDTYQLSGQYTLENVITEYWESILLELEQISILARNMFAQAEYHVEEGNILCIEMESSVVAEGKKECILKLLHKIFEERFRMPAEIRMTFKEKEKSNEAEMEDVALQREINAIFARSTVYQEEKQAERKEEKKSETDGQKKILKDSPANGKAKEGNGKGGFQKGGFSKGGFLKGGFKRGPGSDDPNLIWGRNFDSEPISLDQVVGEMGEITFHGMVISVDTREIRNEKTILMFAVTDETDTITVKMFTQNEQLPDLLAEVKKGAFLKICGITSFDRFDGELTIVSVRGIKKSSDFREKRQDLSAVKRVELHCHTKMSDMDGVSEVKDIVRRAHDWGHPAIAITDHGVVQSFPDANHYLETLDADDPFKIIYGVEAYLVDDLRDIAIKAKDQTLDDAYVVFDIETTGFSSIKDKIIEIGAVKVEQGEITERYSTFVNPKVPIPYKITQLTSITDEMVMDSPDILEILPEFLEFVGDATLVAHNASFDVGFIEQNCRYQDIVPEFTSVDTVAMARVLLPRLSRFKLDTVAKALDISLENHHRAVDDAAATAEIFVKFVKMLKDRGIHTLKELNQYGSTNKDAIKKLPTYHAIILAQNTVGRYNLYQLVSMSHLEYFARRPRIPKSEFNKLREGLIIGSACEAGELYRAILDNQPPETIARLAEFYDYYEIQPLGNNKFMIESDKVTAVNSEEDLKDINRRIVKLGEQFKKPVVATCDVHFLDPKDEVYRRIIMSGKGFTDSDDQPPLYLRTTEEMLAEFDYLGAAKAKEIVIDNPNRIADMIEKIAPINPDKCPPVIENSDQELRDICYNKAHEMYGEDLPIQVSSRLEKELNSIISNGYAVMYIIAQKLVWKSNSAGYLVGSRGSVGSSFVATMAGITEVNPLSPHYYCTECHYCDFESDEVKAFAGMCGYDMPDKTCPNCGAPLVKAGFDIPFETFLGFKGDKEPDIDLNFSGDYQAKAHKYTEVIFGEGHTFKAGTIATLADKTAFGYVKNYYEERGNRKRKCEIDRLVQGCTGIRRSTGQHPGGIVVLPHGHNINEFTPVQHPANDTTTDIITTHFDYHSIDHNLLKLDILGHDDPTIIRTLEEYITSDAMENEYNEEHPFVATSIPLDDPKVLSLFHDTSALGIAPEDIGGCPLGCLGVPEFGTDFVIQMVQDAKPQSLSDLIRISGLSHGTNVWLGNAQDLVKSGIATISTAICTRDDIMIYLINKGVDSALSFTIMESVRKGKGLKPEWEVAMKEKDVPDWYIDSCKKISYMFPKAHAAAYVMMAYRIAYCKINYPLAYYGAYFGIRADAFSYEIMCQGKDKLNYYIQDYKKRSDSLSKKEQDTMKDMKLVQEMYARGFEFLPIDVYKSKATKFQIVDGKLLPPFSSIDGMGEKAAEAVEEAAKDGKYLSLDDFRQRTKVSKTVIDLMVELGILKDLPESNQLSLFDFA; this is encoded by the coding sequence TTGGGCAAAAGATTTTTTGAAGTATTTCCAACGTTAAAAGTAGATCAGGATTTAAGAGGTCTGTTTGAAGAGACGGAAGTGACGAAAGTAACAACCACATCCGACCGTCGGTTTATCAGAGTCCATCTGTTCAGCCATCATATGATCCAGAAACGCAGGATTCTGGAATTGGAAAGAAAGATTAAGGAACAGTTATTTGGGCAGAATATGATCCAGATCCAGGTGAGAGACACCTATCAGCTTTCGGGACAGTATACTCTGGAAAATGTGATCACGGAGTACTGGGAAAGTATCCTGCTGGAACTGGAACAGATCAGTATCCTTGCCAGAAATATGTTCGCACAGGCAGAATACCATGTGGAAGAGGGAAACATCCTCTGTATTGAGATGGAGTCTTCCGTGGTGGCAGAAGGGAAAAAAGAATGTATCCTAAAGCTTCTTCACAAGATTTTCGAGGAACGGTTCCGGATGCCGGCAGAAATACGCATGACGTTTAAAGAAAAAGAAAAGTCAAATGAAGCGGAAATGGAAGATGTGGCATTGCAAAGAGAAATCAATGCGATCTTTGCCAGAAGTACCGTATACCAGGAAGAAAAACAGGCAGAAAGAAAAGAAGAAAAGAAATCAGAAACAGATGGGCAGAAGAAGATTTTAAAGGACAGTCCGGCAAATGGAAAGGCAAAAGAAGGAAACGGAAAAGGCGGATTCCAAAAGGGAGGATTTTCCAAAGGAGGCTTTTTGAAGGGCGGCTTCAAACGGGGCCCCGGTTCTGACGATCCGAATCTGATCTGGGGACGGAATTTTGATTCTGAACCGATCAGTCTGGATCAGGTCGTGGGAGAAATGGGAGAAATTACGTTCCACGGAATGGTAATCAGCGTGGATACCAGAGAGATCCGAAATGAAAAGACAATCCTGATGTTTGCGGTAACCGATGAGACGGATACCATTACCGTGAAAATGTTTACGCAGAACGAGCAGCTCCCGGATCTTCTGGCGGAAGTGAAAAAAGGAGCATTTTTAAAAATTTGCGGGATTACTTCCTTTGACCGGTTTGACGGGGAACTGACCATTGTATCTGTCCGTGGAATTAAGAAGTCATCAGATTTCCGCGAAAAACGCCAGGACCTGAGTGCGGTGAAGCGGGTGGAGCTGCATTGCCATACGAAGATGAGTGACATGGATGGAGTCTCGGAAGTGAAAGATATTGTAAGGCGGGCACATGACTGGGGACATCCGGCCATCGCAATCACGGATCACGGAGTGGTGCAGTCGTTCCCGGATGCCAACCATTATCTGGAGACATTGGATGCGGATGATCCGTTTAAGATTATTTACGGAGTTGAGGCGTATCTGGTGGATGATTTGAGGGATATTGCGATCAAAGCCAAAGATCAGACGCTGGATGATGCTTATGTGGTCTTTGATATTGAGACGACTGGATTTAGTTCCATCAAAGATAAGATCATAGAGATCGGCGCGGTGAAAGTGGAACAGGGCGAGATCACGGAACGTTACAGTACCTTCGTAAATCCAAAAGTACCGATTCCGTACAAGATCACACAGCTTACCAGTATCACGGATGAGATGGTCATGGATTCACCGGATATTCTGGAGATTTTACCTGAGTTTCTGGAGTTTGTAGGAGATGCTACACTGGTTGCCCACAATGCGTCCTTTGATGTGGGCTTTATCGAGCAAAACTGTCGATATCAGGACATTGTTCCGGAATTTACATCTGTGGATACGGTGGCGATGGCAAGAGTCCTGTTACCGAGACTTTCAAGATTTAAGCTGGATACCGTAGCGAAAGCACTGGATATTTCTCTGGAAAATCATCACCGTGCGGTGGATGATGCGGCGGCTACGGCAGAGATCTTTGTAAAATTTGTGAAAATGCTGAAGGATCGTGGAATTCATACCTTAAAAGAACTGAACCAGTATGGATCCACCAATAAAGATGCAATCAAAAAACTGCCAACTTATCATGCCATTATTCTGGCACAGAATACGGTGGGAAGATATAACCTTTATCAACTGGTTTCCATGTCCCATCTGGAGTATTTTGCGAGAAGGCCAAGGATTCCGAAGAGCGAATTCAACAAGCTCCGGGAAGGTCTGATCATCGGAAGTGCCTGTGAAGCCGGAGAATTATACCGGGCAATCCTGGATAACCAGCCCCCGGAGACGATTGCCAGACTGGCGGAATTCTATGATTATTATGAGATTCAACCGCTTGGCAACAACAAATTTATGATCGAAAGCGACAAGGTGACCGCGGTAAATTCCGAGGAAGATCTGAAGGATATCAACCGAAGGATCGTAAAACTGGGAGAACAGTTTAAAAAGCCGGTGGTTGCCACCTGTGATGTGCATTTTCTGGATCCGAAGGATGAAGTATACCGCCGGATCATCATGAGTGGAAAAGGCTTTACGGATTCGGATGACCAGCCTCCGCTGTATCTGCGTACCACAGAAGAAATGCTGGCAGAATTTGACTATCTGGGAGCTGCGAAGGCGAAAGAAATCGTGATTGACAATCCGAACCGGATCGCAGATATGATCGAGAAGATTGCGCCCATCAATCCGGATAAGTGTCCGCCGGTCATCGAAAATTCTGACCAGGAATTGAGGGATATCTGTTATAACAAAGCCCATGAGATGTACGGAGAGGATTTGCCGATCCAGGTATCTTCCCGTCTGGAGAAGGAATTGAATTCTATTATTTCCAATGGATATGCCGTGATGTATATCATCGCCCAGAAACTGGTGTGGAAATCCAATTCGGCAGGATACCTGGTAGGATCCCGTGGATCAGTTGGATCTTCTTTTGTAGCGACCATGGCGGGAATTACGGAGGTAAATCCGTTGAGTCCCCATTATTATTGCACCGAGTGTCATTACTGTGACTTTGAATCCGACGAGGTCAAAGCCTTTGCAGGAATGTGCGGATACGATATGCCGGACAAAACCTGTCCGAACTGCGGAGCTCCGCTGGTGAAAGCTGGATTTGATATTCCGTTCGAAACCTTCCTTGGATTTAAGGGAGATAAGGAGCCGGATATTGACCTGAACTTCTCTGGAGATTATCAGGCAAAAGCCCATAAATATACCGAAGTTATTTTTGGTGAGGGACATACCTTCAAAGCCGGAACGATCGCGACCCTTGCGGATAAGACTGCATTTGGATATGTGAAAAATTATTATGAGGAGCGGGGCAACCGGAAACGGAAATGTGAGATCGACCGTCTGGTGCAGGGATGTACCGGAATCCGGAGGAGTACCGGTCAGCATCCGGGAGGAATCGTGGTACTGCCTCACGGACACAATATCAACGAATTTACGCCGGTGCAGCATCCGGCAAATGATACCACAACGGATATTATTACGACCCATTTTGATTACCATTCCATCGACCACAACTTGTTGAAGCTGGATATTCTGGGACATGATGATCCGACGATCATTCGTACGCTGGAAGAATATATTACATCGGATGCGATGGAAAATGAATACAATGAGGAGCATCCGTTCGTGGCAACATCCATTCCGCTGGATGATCCGAAAGTTCTGTCCTTATTCCATGACACCAGTGCCCTTGGAATCGCACCGGAAGATATCGGAGGATGTCCCCTTGGATGTCTGGGAGTTCCGGAGTTCGGTACGGATTTCGTAATTCAGATGGTACAGGATGCAAAGCCCCAGTCATTGTCTGATCTGATTCGAATTTCGGGATTGTCCCACGGAACCAATGTGTGGCTCGGAAATGCCCAGGATCTGGTCAAATCTGGAATCGCCACCATTTCCACGGCAATCTGTACCCGAGACGATATCATGATCTATCTGATCAACAAAGGGGTAGACAGTGCGTTGTCCTTTACTATCATGGAGAGTGTGCGAAAAGGAAAAGGGCTGAAACCGGAGTGGGAAGTGGCGATGAAGGAAAAGGATGTACCGGACTGGTATATCGATTCCTGTAAGAAGATCAGCTACATGTTCCCGAAGGCCCATGCTGCAGCATACGTTATGATGGCGTATCGAATCGCATACTGTAAGATCAATTATCCGCTGGCTTATTATGGCGCTTATTTTGGAATCCGTGCGGACGCATTTTCTTATGAGATCATGTGTCAGGGAAAGGACAAACTGAATTATTACATACAGGACTATAAAAAACGTTCCGACAGTCTTTCAAAGAAAGAGCAGGATACCATGAAAGATATGAAACTGGTGCAGGAAATGTATGCCAGAGGCTTTGAATTCCTGCCGATCGATGTATACAAATCCAAGGCGACCAAGTTCCAGATCGTGGATGGCAAATTGCTTCCGCCGTTTTCAAGTATCGACGGAATGGGTG
- the ispG gene encoding flavodoxin-dependent (E)-4-hydroxy-3-methylbut-2-enyl-diphosphate synthase → MLREHTKEIKIGGVTIGGNHPIAIQSMTNTKTEDVEATVSQILALERVGCDIIRCAVPTMEAAEALREIKKQIHIPLVADIHFDYKLAIAAIEAGADKIRINPGNIGSEERVRKVVEKAKEYQVPIRVGVNSGSLEKELVEKYHGVTAEGIVESAMDKVRMIEKMGYDQLVVSIKSSDVMMCVKAHELIAKECPYPLHVGITESGTLYSGNIKSSVGLGIILNEGIGNTIRVSLTGDPLEEIRTAKLILKTLNLRKGGIEVVSCPTCGRTRIDLISLANQVEQMVADIDLDLKVAVMGCVVNGPGEAKEADIGIAGGIGEGLLIKKGEIVKKVKEEELLSTLREELLNWNKEE, encoded by the coding sequence ATGTTGAGAGAACATACAAAAGAAATTAAGATTGGCGGTGTGACGATCGGAGGAAATCATCCCATTGCGATCCAGTCGATGACCAATACAAAGACAGAAGATGTGGAGGCGACGGTCAGTCAGATTCTGGCGTTAGAGCGGGTTGGGTGTGATATTATCCGTTGTGCAGTGCCTACAATGGAAGCGGCGGAAGCACTCAGAGAGATCAAAAAACAGATCCATATTCCGCTGGTAGCAGACATTCATTTTGATTATAAGCTGGCAATTGCGGCGATCGAGGCCGGTGCAGACAAGATCCGGATCAATCCGGGAAATATCGGCAGTGAAGAGCGGGTCAGAAAGGTCGTAGAAAAAGCAAAAGAATATCAGGTACCGATCCGTGTGGGGGTGAACAGTGGCTCGCTAGAAAAAGAACTGGTGGAAAAATACCATGGAGTTACGGCAGAGGGCATTGTGGAAAGTGCTATGGATAAAGTGCGCATGATCGAAAAGATGGGGTACGATCAGCTGGTAGTCAGTATCAAATCTTCGGATGTGATGATGTGTGTGAAAGCGCATGAACTGATTGCGAAAGAATGTCCATATCCTCTGCATGTGGGAATTACTGAATCAGGAACGCTTTATTCCGGAAATATCAAATCTTCCGTGGGACTTGGAATCATATTAAATGAGGGGATCGGTAACACAATTCGGGTTTCCCTGACAGGGGATCCGCTGGAAGAAATCCGCACGGCAAAACTGATCCTTAAGACATTAAACTTAAGAAAAGGCGGGATTGAAGTGGTATCCTGTCCGACCTGCGGAAGAACCAGGATCGATCTAATCTCTCTGGCCAATCAGGTAGAACAGATGGTGGCGGATATCGATCTGGATCTGAAAGTGGCAGTCATGGGCTGTGTAGTCAACGGTCCGGGAGAAGCAAAGGAAGCGGATATCGGAATTGCCGGAGGAATCGGAGAGGGACTTCTGATCAAAAAAGGCGAAATCGTAAAAAAAGTAAAAGAAGAGGAACTGTTATCGACTTTAAGAGAAGAATTGTTGAACTGGAACAAGGAGGAGTAG
- a CDS encoding helix-turn-helix domain-containing protein: MTFGQNLKYLREIHHVKQDDLAAYLKVTRSAIAGYETRGKQPDYEKLIQIAKYFNVSVDYLLTGKQTDASAPSQDHLPYTRIQDRELLATYQALSPLSKRRLWDYMQVLKLAERSESDQ; encoded by the coding sequence ATGACATTCGGACAGAATCTGAAATATTTACGCGAAATACATCATGTCAAACAAGATGATCTGGCTGCATATTTGAAAGTTACCCGATCCGCTATCGCAGGCTATGAAACCCGTGGAAAACAGCCGGATTATGAAAAGCTGATCCAGATTGCAAAATACTTTAACGTCTCTGTAGATTATCTTCTGACCGGAAAGCAGACAGATGCTTCCGCACCGTCTCAGGATCATCTGCCATATACCAGGATACAAGATCGTGAATTGCTTGCCACATATCAGGCCCTCTCTCCATTATCAAAGAGAAGATTATGGGATTATATGCAGGTTCTGAAACTTGCTGAACGCTCCGAATCAGATCAATAA
- a CDS encoding COG2426 family protein codes for MSEALISWFMTNLGGKVGKEAIIFIISMVPILELRGGLLAAGPALLNVPMWTAIPVCIIGNLIPIPFILLLITPIFNWMKGTKHLKPFVERMEARAMKKSDQIEKYEFWGLLLFVGIPLPGTGAWTGALIASLVGVKFRKAFPAIICGVLLASVIMTILSYTVLGTIFA; via the coding sequence ATGAGTGAAGCGCTGATTAGCTGGTTTATGACGAACCTGGGAGGAAAGGTTGGGAAAGAAGCCATTATATTTATTATTTCCATGGTACCGATCCTGGAACTTCGTGGCGGACTTCTTGCTGCAGGTCCGGCGCTTCTGAACGTGCCGATGTGGACTGCAATTCCGGTGTGTATCATAGGAAACCTGATCCCGATTCCGTTTATTCTGTTGCTGATCACACCGATCTTTAACTGGATGAAAGGCACGAAGCATTTAAAGCCTTTTGTGGAACGGATGGAAGCAAGAGCAATGAAAAAGAGTGACCAGATTGAAAAGTATGAGTTCTGGGGGCTTTTGCTGTTTGTGGGAATTCCGCTTCCGGGAACGGGAGCATGGACGGGAGCACTGATTGCCTCTCTGGTAGGAGTGAAGTTCCGCAAAGCATTTCCGGCGATCATCTGCGGAGTGTTGCTGGCATCTGTGATCATGACGATATTGTCATATACGGTGCTGGGAACTATTTTTGCATAA
- a CDS encoding pyridoxal phosphate-dependent aminotransferase, translating to MALSEKIQEKIRKVEPYVPGEQPQRKVIKLNTNENPYPPAKGVEETLRKMEPDRLRLYPDPTANALVSELAERYGLRKDQVFVGVGSDDVLSMCFLTFFNSDLPILFPDITYSFYKVWAGLYRIPYECQPLDEEFHIRMEDYEKENGGIIFPNPNAPTSVGESLTMIEEILKKNQDSVVIIDEAYIDFADNTESAAALLERYENLLVVQTFSKSRAMAGMRIGFAMGNPELIRRLNDAKYSFNSYTMNLPSILCGVEAVKDQAYFEKRVNQIKETRAWAAEEFEKLGFTYPGLEANFLFVTHPEYQACEIFAQLKEHDIYVRYFPEGKLKDYLRITIGTREEMEALFDTLKKIMSKEN from the coding sequence ATGGCATTAAGTGAGAAAATCCAGGAAAAAATTCGAAAAGTAGAGCCTTATGTACCGGGAGAACAGCCACAGCGTAAGGTGATTAAGCTGAATACAAACGAAAATCCGTATCCGCCGGCAAAAGGGGTGGAGGAGACCTTAAGAAAGATGGAGCCGGATCGCCTGCGTCTGTACCCTGATCCGACGGCAAATGCGCTGGTATCAGAACTGGCAGAAAGATATGGCCTCCGGAAAGATCAGGTTTTTGTGGGAGTGGGATCTGACGACGTATTGTCGATGTGTTTCCTTACATTTTTCAATTCCGATCTGCCGATACTTTTCCCGGATATCACCTATTCTTTCTATAAAGTATGGGCGGGACTTTACCGGATTCCTTATGAGTGTCAGCCGTTGGATGAGGAGTTTCATATCCGAATGGAAGATTATGAGAAAGAAAACGGCGGAATCATTTTCCCGAATCCGAATGCGCCGACCTCAGTGGGTGAATCTTTGACAATGATCGAAGAGATTCTGAAGAAGAATCAGGATTCTGTGGTGATCATCGATGAGGCATATATTGACTTTGCGGACAATACAGAGTCTGCTGCGGCTTTACTGGAACGTTATGAGAATCTGCTTGTGGTTCAGACTTTTTCGAAGTCCAGAGCAATGGCCGGCATGAGAATCGGATTTGCCATGGGTAATCCGGAGTTGATCCGGCGGTTGAATGATGCAAAATATTCCTTTAATTCTTATACGATGAACCTTCCATCCATTCTGTGCGGAGTGGAGGCTGTGAAAGACCAGGCATATTTTGAAAAACGGGTAAACCAGATCAAAGAGACCAGAGCCTGGGCGGCAGAAGAGTTTGAAAAACTTGGATTTACATATCCTGGACTGGAAGCCAACTTTTTGTTTGTGACCCATCCGGAGTATCAGGCGTGTGAGATATTTGCACAACTGAAAGAACATGATATTTACGTCAGATATTTTCCTGAGGGAAAATTAAAAGACTATCTGAGAATTACCATAGGAACCAGGGAAGAGATGGAAGCATTGTTTGACACCCTGAAGAAGATTATGAGCAAGGAGAACTGA
- a CDS encoding pyridoxal phosphate-dependent aminotransferase yields MISKKMEHMVANSSAIRAMFEEGTRMAKEFGKENVYDFSLGNPNVPAPKAVKAAIAELLEVEDPLVLHGYTNSNAGYGEVRDCVAKSLNERFGTAFSAKNILMTVGAAGGLNVILKALLNPGDEVITFAPYFGEYRSYVDNYDGILVEISPNTVDFQPKLDEFEEKITEKTKAVIVNTPNNPTGVVYSEATIQKLAEILVKKQKEYQTEIYLISDEPYRELAYDGVEVPYLTKYYANTIVGYSYSKSLSLPGERIGYLVIPDEVKDSETLISAANVANRILGFVNAPTLQQKVVEKCIGEKTDISFYDRNRETLYNGLRELGYECIKPQGAFYLFVKSPVANEKEFVAKAKEYHILIVPGSSFACPGYVRLAYCTSYETIVNSLPKFAEMAKEYGL; encoded by the coding sequence ATGATATCGAAAAAGATGGAACACATGGTAGCAAACAGTTCTGCAATCCGTGCGATGTTTGAAGAAGGAACCCGGATGGCAAAAGAATTCGGAAAAGAAAATGTGTATGACTTCAGCCTCGGTAATCCGAATGTTCCGGCACCAAAGGCCGTAAAGGCAGCGATTGCAGAACTTCTGGAGGTGGAAGATCCGCTGGTGCTCCATGGATACACGAACAGCAATGCCGGATATGGAGAGGTACGCGACTGTGTGGCAAAGTCTCTGAATGAAAGATTCGGGACGGCTTTTTCGGCAAAAAATATTCTGATGACGGTGGGAGCCGCAGGAGGATTGAATGTGATCCTGAAAGCACTTCTGAATCCAGGGGACGAAGTGATCACCTTTGCACCGTATTTTGGAGAATACAGAAGTTATGTGGATAATTATGACGGAATCCTGGTAGAAATATCACCGAATACCGTGGATTTTCAGCCTAAGCTGGATGAGTTTGAAGAAAAGATCACAGAAAAAACCAAAGCAGTGATCGTTAATACACCGAACAACCCGACCGGTGTGGTTTATTCAGAGGCTACGATTCAGAAACTGGCAGAGATTCTGGTGAAAAAACAGAAGGAATACCAGACGGAGATCTACCTGATTTCCGATGAGCCGTACAGAGAGTTGGCTTATGATGGTGTGGAAGTACCGTATCTGACAAAATATTATGCCAATACGATCGTGGGATATTCTTACAGCAAATCTTTATCGCTTCCGGGAGAACGGATCGGTTATCTGGTAATTCCTGATGAGGTGAAAGATAGTGAGACGCTGATCAGTGCAGCAAATGTTGCCAATCGGATTCTGGGTTTTGTCAATGCACCGACACTTCAGCAGAAAGTGGTAGAGAAATGTATTGGTGAAAAGACAGATATCTCCTTCTATGACCGTAACAGAGAGACTTTGTATAACGGACTGAGAGAGTTGGGGTATGAATGTATTAAGCCGCAGGGAGCCTTTTATCTGTTTGTGAAGTCTCCGGTTGCAAATGAAAAAGAATTTGTGGCAAAGGCAAAAGAATATCATATTCTGATCGTTCCGGGAAGTTCCTTTGCGTGTCCGGGATATGTGCGACTGGCTTACTGTACCTCTTATGAGACTATCGTAAATTCCCTTCCGAAATTTGCGGAGATGGCAAAGGAATATGGTCTGTAA
- a CDS encoding DUF2156 domain-containing protein, whose translation MQYQFKKTELEDREIITSYFGKAPSRSCERTFANVYLWSRHYPVTWAIIEDALVFKSQDETHLSWAYPAGEADAVKRALSVMEAYSEEQGYEFSMYSVTPEMFAQLETFFPGKFQIEYDRDEADYVYEREKLETLSGKKLHGKRNHINKFKSVHEDWDYETLTEDNVEECFQMALKWRNLNGCEDDEEKNAEMCVSLNSLRLFRELNLVGGVLRVEGEIVAFTMGEKLCEDTFVVHIEKAYADVDGAYPMINQQFVQHECMDYQYVNREEDTGADGLRQAKMSYRPAFLEEKGYVTLKK comes from the coding sequence ATGCAATATCAATTTAAGAAAACAGAGCTGGAAGATCGGGAGATTATCACATCCTATTTCGGGAAAGCTCCAAGCCGAAGCTGTGAGAGAACCTTTGCAAATGTCTATCTCTGGTCCAGACATTATCCGGTGACTTGGGCGATCATAGAAGATGCACTGGTATTCAAGAGCCAGGATGAGACCCATCTTTCCTGGGCATATCCGGCAGGGGAGGCGGACGCCGTGAAGCGTGCATTGTCTGTGATGGAAGCTTACTCAGAGGAACAGGGATATGAATTTTCCATGTACAGTGTGACGCCGGAAATGTTTGCGCAGTTAGAAACCTTTTTCCCGGGGAAATTCCAGATCGAATATGACCGGGATGAGGCAGATTATGTTTATGAACGGGAGAAACTGGAGACGCTTTCCGGGAAAAAGCTTCACGGAAAGCGAAATCATATCAACAAATTTAAAAGTGTCCATGAAGACTGGGACTACGAGACCCTGACAGAAGACAATGTGGAAGAGTGCTTCCAGATGGCTTTGAAGTGGAGAAATCTGAACGGATGTGAAGATGACGAAGAGAAAAACGCGGAAATGTGCGTGTCTCTCAATTCGCTTCGACTGTTTCGGGAACTGAATCTGGTGGGAGGCGTACTCCGTGTGGAAGGAGAGATCGTTGCTTTTACCATGGGAGAAAAACTCTGTGAGGATACTTTCGTGGTGCACATTGAGAAGGCTTATGCGGATGTGGACGGTGCTTATCCGATGATCAACCAGCAGTTTGTCCAGCATGAATGTATGGACTATCAATATGTGAACAGAGAAGAGGATACTGGGGCAGATGGGCTGCGTCAGGCAAAAATGTCCTATCGTCCGGCATTTCTGGAAGAAAAGGGGTATGTGACTCTGAAAAAATAA
- the prfA gene encoding peptide chain release factor 1 has product MFDKLEDLLIRYEEVMGELQEPDVANDTVRFRKLMKEQSDLAPIVEAYKEYKKCNQNIEDSLAMLEEESDEEMRELAKEELSESRARVAELEQELKILLLPKDPNDDKNVIVEIRAGAGGDEAALFAAEIYRMLVHYAERRRWKTEMISLNENGIGGFKECVFMISGQGAYSRLKYESGVHRVQRVPETESGGRIHTSTITVAIMPEAEEVDVELDMNDCRFDVFRASGNGGQCVNTTDSAVRLTHIPTGIVISCQDEKSQLKNKDKALKVLRARLYELELAKQHDAEAEARKSQVGTGDRSEKIRTYNFPQGRVTDHRIKLTLHKLDSILDGDLDEIIDSLIAADQAAKLAKMNEN; this is encoded by the coding sequence ATGTTTGATAAATTGGAAGATTTACTCATTCGTTACGAAGAAGTAATGGGAGAACTTCAGGAACCGGACGTAGCCAATGATACGGTACGTTTCCGCAAACTGATGAAGGAACAAAGTGATCTTGCCCCGATCGTAGAAGCTTATAAAGAATATAAAAAATGTAATCAGAATATCGAAGATTCACTGGCAATGCTGGAAGAAGAATCAGACGAAGAGATGCGGGAACTGGCAAAAGAGGAATTGTCTGAATCTCGTGCAAGAGTTGCAGAACTGGAACAGGAATTAAAGATTCTGCTTCTGCCAAAAGATCCAAACGATGACAAGAACGTTATCGTAGAGATTCGTGCCGGCGCAGGCGGTGATGAGGCGGCATTGTTTGCGGCTGAGATCTACCGGATGCTGGTACACTATGCAGAGCGCAGAAGATGGAAGACAGAGATGATTTCTTTAAATGAAAACGGAATCGGCGGATTTAAGGAATGTGTCTTTATGATTTCAGGTCAGGGCGCTTATTCCAGACTGAAATATGAAAGTGGAGTACACCGTGTACAGCGAGTTCCGGAGACGGAAAGCGGCGGAAGAATCCATACTTCCACGATCACGGTGGCAATTATGCCGGAAGCAGAAGAAGTGGATGTGGAACTGGATATGAACGATTGTCGTTTTGATGTGTTCCGTGCATCCGGTAACGGTGGACAGTGTGTCAATACCACGGACTCTGCGGTACGTCTGACACATATTCCGACAGGAATTGTAATTTCCTGTCAGGATGAGAAATCTCAGTTAAAGAATAAAGACAAAGCGTTGAAAGTCTTAAGAGCAAGACTTTACGAGTTGGAACTGGCAAAACAGCATGATGCGGAAGCGGAAGCAAGAAAGAGCCAGGTAGGTACAGGAGATCGGTCGGAAAAGATCCGTACGTATAATTTCCCGCAGGGACGTGTGACGGATCACAGAATCAAACTGACTCTTCACAAGCTGGATTCCATTCTGGACGGAGATCTGGATGAAATCATTGACAGCCTGATCGCGGCAGACCAGGCAGCCAAACTGGCGAAAATGAATGAGAATTAG